AGTTCTACCGGCAGCCGATGAAGCCCGTGGAGATCCGCTGCGCGCTGATCCTGGTGTTCACCGTCACGTCCAGCGTGCGCACGCTGTTCTCGGCGTGGCAGGGCCAGCTCGATGGCGCAATCTGGCTGCAGGCGGCGCTCGGCGTGCCGGTGGTGGTGGCCGCCACGCTGCTGGGACGGCGCTTTCCGCCGCCGTTCTCGCCGGCCACGACGCGGCGGGTAGCGTTCGGGGTGTTGATCGGGATCGGGGTCAGCCTGATGCTGCCGGCGATTTCGGCGTGGGTGCGGTAGGGGCGCGGTAGGGGCGCCGGCGGCGCCCCCTGCGCTTCGTGTCGACCGCTCCATGGGGATATCGCGGTGTCGTGGCAGCCGAAGGAGACTGTGCGGGCGTGATTGAGGGAGCGGCTGCTCGAGGCAGCTAACAGCGGCGGCTGCGGACAGGGGCCTACCGCTCCAATCCAAGTAGCGGCAGGAACTCCGCCCGAAACGCCTGCATCCTTGGATGCACCCGCCGCGGATCCATGCCGTCGCCAACGACTGCCTGGCGATCGCCGAACGCCATGTGGTCAAGCAATCGTTGAAAGACCCGCTCGTCCCCGAGTACCGTAACGATCTGCTTCGTCGCCGCTTCGGCCCCGCGAGCCAGCAACGCTGCTGCTGCGATGTCGATATCGAAGTCGTATTTCTCCAGCAGGTCAGCCTCCTGTCCGAACAGGCGATCCTGGTTGCCGGCCGATTCATAGCTGCAGAGCAGGGTCAGCAGGTCGGTAGCGTCGCGCCGGTCGTCGCCATGGCGGTCATGCCACGCAAGGAGCTTGAGCATTGCCAGGCCCGGCAGCGATGCAAACGGAACGACGAGGCTGTCGTCAACAACAATGCGAATCGCCGCGTCAAAGGCTTGCCGGAATCCGGCAACGTTCATCACCGTGTCCATGGCCGGCGGCCACGCGATGCTGGCAGCGGGCTTCTCGATGTCGCCGAAGGGAATCAGGTCGAGAACCATCACCCGCTCCCCATCGCGGTGATAAGTCAGCTTGTGCGGGTTCTTGTCGACCGGCCTGAACCGGCCCGCGGCAATCAGTTGCCGGCATAGCAACTCATGCTCCGCCCAGTCTGCAATGCAGATGCCGATGTCGATATCGTGCGTGCGCCGGCCCGGCTGGTTGCCGAAGACGTTTTCCAGGATGACCTGCCTGGCCGTCGCGCCGCCAATGAAGTAGCGGATGCCAAGCTGACTCGCGGCGGCGTCCAGATCGCCAAGCAGGGATCTGCTGTCAGCGTCGATCGGGCGTGTCGCCGGGAGTTCATGGACGATGGGCAAGGTATAGCTCTCTTATCTGCCGCGCAGCCTCGACATTGCGCGATTCGCCGGTATCCAGCAGGTCGGCATACACCAGAATGGGATGCGCAACATCCGGTGTGCCAGTGGCGACAGTCTTGGATGAGGCGGGCCAGAAGCGCTGCACGACTTCGACTTCGCCATCGGGATCCGCTTTCAGCCGCGCTTCGAGGAGAAGTTCGCGAGGGGTTGCCGAGGCCGCGTACAGCATGATGCGCTCGGCCCGCAGATGATGGGCGAGCTTTTCTGCGGCCGCCTCTCCACCCAAAACAGCATCGTGCCGGGCCAGGTCGATGGCCTGCCACCAGTCGGGCCGCGTCGCGGCAAATCGCCGTGACGCCAGTCGGGGCTTAAGGCGCAGCGGGTACAGCGCGGCCCATTCGTCGACCACGCGCTCCCAGTCGCTGAAACGGCGCCTGCCATCCGGGCCGACTGCCAGCAGGCCGCGGTGCTGCAAGTCATCCAGTGCCAGGTTGACCGTGCTCAGGGCAACGCCCGCCGCGCTGGCGATAGTGCGGTAAGGCGCGGCCGCCAAAGCGGGATCTGCGATCAGGGCGAACAAGACTTCCAGGTGTTTTGGGCTGGCGGTGCGCGCCCGCGGCTTCGGCACCCCGCGTTCCGGCGGCCGGCGGCCCACCACGTAGAGCAACGCGTCCGGCAAGCGCAGCGAAACGTTGCCTGCGGTATCGAGAAAGGCAATGTCGTTGCTACGCAGGCGCTCCGCCATGTCCTGCGAGACATGCGAGGTAACCAGCAACAGCGTCTTCCCTACCCGATGCTGCAATTCGGCGATGCCGGAGACCGCGGAGAAGCGGTCGACCGAATGCCTGGTCGCGACTGGCAAGATAACGGTCCGTCCCTGCCCCAGGTCGAAGCGCATCGCACCGTTCAGTGGGAGGCCGGCTGCGTCCGGCATTGGCGGGACCGGCTCTGCGTGCATGGCGGTGGCGTCATGGAAGGCGTCGGCTGCCGCTTGCAGCAACGCATTGGCGTCAACGCGTGCTTTAGGATTCACTTATATCTCATTCCGGTGTGTATCGATGTACGCGTAACGCGTACATCCTCAGATAATCATACAGCACCGCATCGATTCGTACGGATTTTCTTTGATGTACGCGTATCGCGTACAGGCAAGAAATCAGACAAGGCGGCGGACTCACCGCCGCCTCGCCCCCACCAACCCCGCCACCTCATCCAGCATCGCCATATCCACCGGCTGCGCCAGGTCCAGCGCCAGCGTGTGCCGGTAATACGGACTGAGATCCAGCCCCACCCCCAGCCCCAGCACCTCCACGTCACGCAACGCCTCATGCCGCGCCACGACGGCCTTGAGGTGGTTGTCGAGATAGCACGCATCGTTGGCCAGCCCGGTGGCGGTATCCATCGGGCTGCCGTCGGACACCACCAGCAGGATGCGGCGCGCCTTGCCGGTGGCGTGCAGGCGGGCGCACGCCCACTCGACGGCCTCGCCGTCCACGCCTTCGCGGAACAGGTCGGCCTTGAGCAAGGCGGTCATGTCGGTGCGCGCACGGCGCCAGCTGCGCGCGGCATCCTTGAATACCATGTGGCAGGTTTCGTTGAGCCGGCCAGGGTGCGCCGGCCGGCCGCGCGCGAGCCAGTCGGAGCGGGCGCGCCCGCCATTCCACGCATTGGTGGTGAAGCCCAGCACCTCGGTGGCCACGCCGGCCTGGTCGAGGGCCCGCGCGAGCAGGTCGAGCAGCAATGTCAGCGGCTCCGCGCGCGCCTTCATCGATCCCGAGCAGTCCACCAGGAAGCCCACCACGCAATCGGCATGCGCCTTGTACGCTTCGCGGCGGAACAGGCGCCGTTCGGCGGGCGAACTGACCAGCTGTGCCAGCCGGCGTCCGTCGATGCGGCCGCTTTCCTCGCCGAAGGACCAGCCGTCGACGCGCGGCTGCGCCAGCGCGGCGCGCAGCTTGCGGGCCAGCCGCGCCACGTTGACGCCGGCGCGGGCAATGCGCGCGTCGAGGCGCGTGCGGTATTCGTCGAGCAAGGCGCGGCGCACCAGCGTGGCGGCGCGCACTTCGCGGTCGTAGCGGGTGGTGAAGATGCGGTAGCCGTCGGTGGCGTCGGCCAGCACGCGGCTGTGGCCGCTGTCGGCGAGCGCGAAGGCCTCGGCCGCCGGCTCGTCGAAATCGAGCCACAGCGCAAAGCCCGCGCGTGCCGATGAAACGGCGTTGTCGCCGTCCGCGCCGGCTTGCGGTGCTTCGCTGCGGACCATCTCCGCGACGGCACGTGCCAGCGCCAGCGCATGCACGGCAAACGCGGACTGGTCGTGGCGCTGCGCGCGCAGGCCGGCCAGCGCCGTGCCCAGCACC
This genomic interval from Cupriavidus oxalaticus contains the following:
- a CDS encoding nucleotidyl transferase AbiEii/AbiGii toxin family protein, translated to MPIVHELPATRPIDADSRSLLGDLDAAASQLGIRYFIGGATARQVILENVFGNQPGRRTHDIDIGICIADWAEHELLCRQLIAAGRFRPVDKNPHKLTYHRDGERVMVLDLIPFGDIEKPAASIAWPPAMDTVMNVAGFRQAFDAAIRIVVDDSLVVPFASLPGLAMLKLLAWHDRHGDDRRDATDLLTLLCSYESAGNQDRLFGQEADLLEKYDFDIDIAAAALLARGAEAATKQIVTVLGDERVFQRLLDHMAFGDRQAVVGDGMDPRRVHPRMQAFRAEFLPLLGLER
- a CDS encoding type IV toxin-antitoxin system AbiEi family antitoxin, whose amino-acid sequence is MNPKARVDANALLQAAADAFHDATAMHAEPVPPMPDAAGLPLNGAMRFDLGQGRTVILPVATRHSVDRFSAVSGIAELQHRVGKTLLLVTSHVSQDMAERLRSNDIAFLDTAGNVSLRLPDALLYVVGRRPPERGVPKPRARTASPKHLEVLFALIADPALAAAPYRTIASAAGVALSTVNLALDDLQHRGLLAVGPDGRRRFSDWERVVDEWAALYPLRLKPRLASRRFAATRPDWWQAIDLARHDAVLGGEAAAEKLAHHLRAERIMLYAASATPRELLLEARLKADPDGEVEVVQRFWPASSKTVATGTPDVAHPILVYADLLDTGESRNVEAARQIRELYLAHRP
- a CDS encoding cobaltochelatase CobT-related protein, which codes for MTAASAAQQLRRRQRQDELSGAAVRALTGDAALHFRDGQLWRAMRPVPQHAPHLRTDPGTDTAACLRGAADGAALRQAHSDAALHRSLCPADPVERLLFELLEQLRCETHLPRGMAGVAANLRHRFMAWSRAFHRSGLTEGHLGILLYTVAQVAWSRLSGEPVLEDTEDLIEATRAAIVPVLGTALAGLRAQRHDQSAFAVHALALARAVAEMVRSEAPQAGADGDNAVSSARAGFALWLDFDEPAAEAFALADSGHSRVLADATDGYRIFTTRYDREVRAATLVRRALLDEYRTRLDARIARAGVNVARLARKLRAALAQPRVDGWSFGEESGRIDGRRLAQLVSSPAERRLFRREAYKAHADCVVGFLVDCSGSMKARAEPLTLLLDLLARALDQAGVATEVLGFTTNAWNGGRARSDWLARGRPAHPGRLNETCHMVFKDAARSWRRARTDMTALLKADLFREGVDGEAVEWACARLHATGKARRILLVVSDGSPMDTATGLANDACYLDNHLKAVVARHEALRDVEVLGLGVGLDLSPYYRHTLALDLAQPVDMAMLDEVAGLVGARRR